GACCGTAACGCCTGGCCCACAACACTTCTCCCTGCCGATTACAAATTACAATACCCACGTTCGGGCGGTAGCCATCATCATCGATCACCGGACTACCTCGATAAGCTTAAAACTCAAAGATGCTCTGATTGTTTCACACTAGCAACAGGCGGTAAACCACTGCTTATCCACCAACGAAACCTGATAACTCTGGGATAACTCACAGATATTGGCAAAGTTATAAACACCCTGAGGACTGCCTCCCCTATTTTATTCACTTTTTCTGTGGATATAGGTGTGCAGAACTCTAGGGAAAAGCAGGTACAACTCATTTTAACGTAATTATACGCCAAAAATATCTAAAAAAATAAGTGATTAATTTCAACAAAATAACAGGTTTCCCACAGGTATTTACGTCACTAAAATGTGATCTACATCCGTTTTGGATCCGAGGCTGGCTAAAGATCCATCAATGTAGTTTTTATCCACAGATAATGAGGCAAAGTTATGCAAAAAACAGCAAAACGCGCAAAAAAACCTGCCGTCAAGGCTGTAAATTGAACCAGTGATCGTAATTTATTGGGGTTATCCAATAAATCTGTGGATAAATAGGTGTAAGATCCTGTTCATTATTCCTGTCAGCAGGTGCACAAGATAGTCAGAGTAAAAGTATTTACCGGGCGGAAGGAAAGAAAACTTCCGTTAAATCATGCTATTATTTGTTTCTGCTGGACGGGATAACAATACATCTACGGTCACTTTTATTTCAGCTCACTTTTTAACCGACTTTAGCAGGTTTCCACTCTATGTCTGTTTATTCATTGCCCCCGGCACCGCCTACTGATGAACATCAACTTTTTCAACGTGCTGAAGCACTCTCAGGTTTTACTCTCGGCGAATTGGCAAGCAAAGCGGGCTGGAACATTCCAGCGGATTTAAAACGGATAAAGGGCTGGGTGGGTATGTTGCTGGAATTCTATCTGGGGGCCAGCGCGGGCAGTAAACCTGAACAGGATTTTGCCGATATTGGTATCGAGCTGAAAACCATTCCTATCAGCGCCCAAGGCAAACCGCTGGAGACCACTTTCGTCTGTGTTGCCCCCTTGACCGGTAATAGCGGCATCACTTGGGAAAGTAGCCATGTACGGCATAAATTGGCCCGCGTGTTGTGGGTGCCCGTCGAAGGTGAACGCCAAATTCCGTTAGCACAGCGCCGGGTCGGTGCTCCTTTATTGTGGAGCCCGAATGAGGAAGAGGAAGAATTACTGCGCCGCGATTGGGAAGAGTTAATGGATCTTATCGTTTTGGGGAAAGTTGAAACTATTACGGCTCGCCATGGCGAAGTCTTACAGTTGCGCCCGAAAGCCGCCAACAGCCGTGCATTAACTGAAGCCATCGGCGAACACGGGCAGCCCATCATGACCTTACCTCGCGGTTTTTATCTGAAAAAAACCTTTACCGGCCCGATGCTGGCCCGACACTTTTTGCTTTAACAGATGAATCCTATTATTCCGCTGAACCAATAAACGCGTATAATTGTATCTTTGTGTTTCCGCAAACTCCGTAATTTCCTTAAGGTGTAAGGCACAATGTTTGAATGGATTGCCGATCCAAATGCCTGGTTGGCGCTAGGCACACTGACTATCCTCGAGATCGTTCTCGGCATAGACAATATTATTTTCCTTTCTTTAGTGGTCGCTAAATTACCTAAAGCGCAGCAAAACAAAGCCCGTCGCCTTGGGTTGGCCGGTGCGATGCTTATGCGTTTGGCATTACTGGCTTCTATCGCCTGGGTTATCCGCCTGACTGAGCCGCTATTTACGCTGGCTGGTCATGGCATCTCGATGCGGGATCTCATTTTGCTGTTGGGTGGCTTGTTCCTGATTTGGAAGGCTAGCAAAGAAATTCATGAAACCATTGAGGGCAGTGATACCGAGCACAGCAGTAATGTCAGTTCTTTCTTTGCGGCTATCGTGCAAATCATGCTGTTGGATATCATTTTTAGCCTGGACTCGGTGATAACTGCGGTAGGGCTGTCAGATCATCTGTTTATTATGATGGCCGCAGTCGTCATTGCCGTGGGCGTAATGATGTTTGCTGCCCGGCCGATTGGTGAGTTTGTTAACCGCCATCCCTCCGTCAAAATGCTGGCATTATCTTTCCTGATTTTGGTCGGGTTTACCCTGATGTTGGAAAGTTTCCAGATTCATATTCCGAAAGGCTACATCTACTTCGCCATGTTCTTCTCAATGGGTGTTGAAACCCTCAACCTCATGCGCGGAAAGAAAAATAAGCCAGTAAAATAAAAATATCGTGGGTGCGATTCGTCGCGCCCCTTTCCCACTATTTTCTGCACTTTTTCTTTGTACTCTTCCCCCTGCCGCAGTGCTTAGTTATAGTCGGATAAGGCGGGTTTGACTTAGCCTGATAACTTCAGACACAAAGGAAGGTCGGCAATGCAATATCATCGTATCCCCCACAGTTCATTAGAAGTAAGCCTGCTGGGTCTGGGCACCATGACTTTTGGTGAACAAAACAGTGAAGCCGATGCCCATGCTCAACTGGATTATGCCGTTGCAGCCGGTA
The sequence above is drawn from the Yersinia enterocolitica subsp. enterocolitica genome and encodes:
- a CDS encoding TerC family protein — translated: MFEWIADPNAWLALGTLTILEIVLGIDNIIFLSLVVAKLPKAQQNKARRLGLAGAMLMRLALLASIAWVIRLTEPLFTLAGHGISMRDLILLLGGLFLIWKASKEIHETIEGSDTEHSSNVSSFFAAIVQIMLLDIIFSLDSVITAVGLSDHLFIMMAAVVIAVGVMMFAARPIGEFVNRHPSVKMLALSFLILVGFTLMLESFQIHIPKGYIYFAMFFSMGVETLNLMRGKKNKPVK
- the mutH gene encoding DNA mismatch repair endonuclease MutH; the encoded protein is MSVYSLPPAPPTDEHQLFQRAEALSGFTLGELASKAGWNIPADLKRIKGWVGMLLEFYLGASAGSKPEQDFADIGIELKTIPISAQGKPLETTFVCVAPLTGNSGITWESSHVRHKLARVLWVPVEGERQIPLAQRRVGAPLLWSPNEEEEELLRRDWEELMDLIVLGKVETITARHGEVLQLRPKAANSRALTEAIGEHGQPIMTLPRGFYLKKTFTGPMLARHFLL